The DNA region ACGAGGCCGAGGGTGTGCGGGAACCGTTCGGTGAGCCGGGCCATCGGCTCGTCCGGACGGACGGGGTCGGTGAGGGTGGCCTCGACCCACGCCTGCGTGTGCCGTTCCAGGGCGGGATCCTCCAGCAGCGCCGCCAGCCGGCCCCGGAGCCGGGCGAGGCGGCGCGGGACCGGGCAGTCGACGCGTTCGGCGGCGAGTTCCCCGGCGGGTCCCAGGTCGATCAGCCACATCGTCTTGCGGTGGGCGTGCTCGGAGAAGGAGTACGCGAGTGGTGAGCCGGAGTAACGCACGCGTTCGGTGACCGTCTGGCAACCGTGCAGATGCCCGAGCGCCACGTAGTCGACGCCGTCGAAGACGCCCGCGGGGACGGCGGCGACTCCGCCGACGGTGATGTCGCGTTCGCTGTCGCTGGGCTCGCCGCCCGCCACGAACGCGTGGGCCAGCACGACGGAGCGGGTGCCCTCCGGGCGGGCGGCGAGGTCGGCACGGATCCGCCCCATGGCCGCGGTGAGGACGGCCTCGTGCCCCGCCTTCGCCGCGCCCAGCGTGTCCCTGACGAGGACGGGTTCCAGATAGGGCAGCCCGTAGAACGCCACGTCTCCGTGGGCGTCCGCCAGGACGACGGGGGTGGCGCAGTCGGCGGGGTCGGTACGCAGATGGACGCCGGCCCGGGCCATGAGGCCCGCCCCGACCCCGAGCCTGCGGGCGGAGTCGTGGTTGCCGGAGATCATGACGGTCGGCACACCGGCGGCGGCGAGCCGGTGCAGCGCGTCGTCGAAGAGCTGTACGGCGGTCAGCGGCGGCACCGCGCGGTCGTAGACGTCACCGGCCACCACGACCGCGTCCACGTCGTACCGCGCCACCGTCTCCACGAGGTGGTCGAGGTAGGCGGCCTGGGCGTCGAGCAGTGGGACGCGGTGGAAGGACCGCCCCAGGTGCCAGTCCGACGTGTGCAGGACCCTCAACGTTCCGCCCCGTCCCGCATCCGCGCCCTCACTCCGCCTCCGGACCACTCGCCGCCCGGGCACCGGCCGGCTACGCCGGGCCTGGTCAGCCCCTGTCGCCTCACGGCCCTCAGTCTGCCACCGCCACCGGCCGCGTCCTCCCGCGCCGTGGGGCCGGGGCGGCCGAGGGGTGTGAGGGCCCTTCGCGCGCACCGGGCTCCGCCGACGGGTGGCGCCGTGCCGGACGTGCGGCCTCGGGGTTCTGCGGCCCTGGGGCATCGGGCTGCCTCATCCGGGCAGGCCGTCCCCGTACGTCTCGCCACCGAGTTCGAACGACGCGGAGCCGGCCGTGGCGTCCGCCAGCCAGGCACGGAAGCCGTCGACGTCGGCGTCGGGCAGGCCGATCTCGATGGTCACGGCCTCGGCGTACCGCACCCCGCGCACGGCGCGGCCCGTGGACCGCAGGTCGTTCTCCAGCTTGCCCGCGCGCTGGTGGTCGACCGTGACGGTGGCCAGCCTGAACCGTCGCCGGGTGATCGTGCCCAGTGCGTCGAGGGCCTCGCCGACCGCTCCCCCGTAGGCCCGGATGAGCCCGCCCGCCCCCAGCTTGACCCCGCCGTAGTAGCGGGTCACGACGGCGACCGCGTAGCGCACCTCGCGCCGCATGAGCATCTGCAGCATGGGCACCCCGGCGGTGCCGCCGGGCTCGCCGTCGTCACTGGCCTTCTGCACGGAGGCGTCGGCACCGATCACGTACGCGAAGCAGTTGTGGGTGGCGGTGGGGTGCTCGGCGCGGACACGCGCCACGAACGCCTGCGCCTCTTCCTCGGTGGCGGCGGGGCCCAGCGCGCAGAGGAACCGCGATCGGTTGATCTCGGTCTCGTGTACGCCCGCGACGGGGACGGTCCGGTACTGCTCCTGCATCAGGCCACCCTATGTGCCCGGGCCGCCATCTCGTTCACCCGTACGTGGGGAATGGTCCGGAGCCACCGTCCGTTGACCGGGCATGTACGCAGACGATGAGACGGTCCGCAGAATCCTCCTGGACACCGGCGGCACCTGGGCCGTGGTCGGCCTCTCCGACAACCGCTCCAGGGCGGCGTACGGGGTGGCAGGGGTCCTGCGGCGGTTCGGCAAGAAGATCGTTCCGGTGCACCCCAAGGCCGAGACGGTCCACGGCGAGCGGGGATACGCCTCGCTGGCCGACATACCCTTCCCGGTCGACGTGGTGGACGTCTTCGTCAACAGCGACCTCGCGGGCCGGGTCGCGGACGAGGCGGTCGCGGCCGGGGCCAAGGCGGTCTGGTTCCAGCTGGGTGTGATCGACGAGGCGGCGTACGAGCGGACACGGGCGGCGGGCCTGGACATGGTCATGGACCGCTGCCCCGCGATCGAGATACCCCGCCTGGACGGCAGCGCGTGACGCGCTCTGCCCTGACACCGCCGGCCTGAGCCGGTTGCGCCGACGCCACCCGGCGGCACGAGGCCGCTCGGACACGCCTGTCCCCACACGACTGTCCCGACGCGCCCGCCCCGACACGCGCCTTCTGACCCGCCGGGGCCTTCCGGTCGAGGAGGCGCGGTGTCGCAGGCCGCGTCCGATCCGGAAAAATGGAGCCGTGACACAGCATCTGATCACCGGTGTGCGGACCGTTGCCCAGTTGTCCGAGCTCGGCGTGGAGCGGGGCGGAGTGCTGCTGGTGCACGCCTCCCTGCGCGCGGCGGGCGTGGGCCCCGAGGCGATGGCGGAAGCGTTGCGGGAAGCGCTCGGCCCGGACGGGACGCTGGTCGTGCCCGCGTTCACCATGGAGAACTCCGACACCTCGCGCCACTACCTGGACCGGGTGCGAGGGCTGGACGAGGCGGCCCGCGCGGCCGTCCGGGCGGCGATGCCCCCGTTCGACCGGGCGCGTTCCCCCGCGCTCGCCATGGGCCGGCTCGCCGAGACCGTACGGCTCACGCCGGGCGCCCTGCGCAGCGATCACCCGCAGACGTCGTTCGCGGCGATCGGTCCGGCGGCCGGCACCCTGCTGGCCGGGCACCGGCCCGACTGCCATCTGGGCGAGGCCTCTCCCCTGGCCCGGCTGTACGAAGCCGACGCGCGGATCCTGCTGCTGGGCACGGGGTACGAGTCCTGTACGGCCTTCCACCTCGCGGAGTACCGCCTGCCCTCACCGCCGCTCCGGCACTACCGCTGCGTGGTGGCGCGGGCAGGCAGGCGTCAGTGGTGGGAGTACGAGGACGTGGAGCTGGACGACGGCGACTTCGCCGCGCTGGGGCAGGACCTGGAGCGTGCGGACGTGTCCGGGGCCGTCCGCGGGGGCCGGGTGGCCTCGGCGCCGGGCCGCCTGCTCCGCCTGCGCACGGCCGTGGACTTCGCCACGGTCTGGCTCCGCCGCCACCGTCTGCCCGTCAGCCGCGAGGGCTCTCCGCACCCAGGTCCGCCACCGCGAGCAACTGCTCGGGCGTGACTCCATCGGGAACCGGCACCGGCGCCGGTGTACGCAACGGCGGCTGCCAGCCCTTCTCCGCGTCCCAGCTCCGCACGACCCGGGCCGGTGCTCCCGCCACCACCGCGTGGTCGGGCACCACTCCCCGTACGACGGAGCCCGCCGCGACCACCACATTGCGGCCGAGTCTGGCGCCCGGAAGGATCACCGCTCCGGTGCCGATCCAGCAGCCCGGACCGATCTCCACGGGCTCCATGCGCGGCCACTGCTTGCCGACCGGCTCGTGCGGATCGTCGTAACTGTGGTTGGTCGAGGTGACGTAGACGTACGGCCCGCAGTACGTGTCGGAGCCGATGGTCACCGTGGTGTCGGCCACGACATGGCTGCCCCGCCCCAGGACGACCCCGTCGCCGAGCGTGAGGATCGGTTCGGACCCCAGGTCCAGATCGGGCATCAGCCCGGCGGTGAGCGTCACCTGCTCACCGATGACGCAGTGGTCACCGAGTTCGATCCACGGTTCCCCGAACACGGTGCCCTGGGGGAAGGCGAGCCGCGTCCCCACGCCGATGCGCCCGAACCGCAACCGCCCCGGGTGCCGCGCGGTGACGGCGCCGGTCTCCCGTACCCAGGCCCATCCCCGGTGAACGGCACGGGACAGGACCCGGCGTCTCCAGCTGGCGAGGGAGGAGAGCGGGGTTCGGTTCTTCGGCACCCACTCACGGTAGTCGGACGGGCCGGGGCAAGTCCGTGCACCGGGCTGTGATGTTCACCCCACCCCTGCCGTGCCGGCCGGCCGTCACCTACGGTTCCCCTCGTACAACGGCCCTTGCCGGGGGCCGCAAGGGACCCCGGCACACCACGTCACGGCAGACCGCGTTCACCGCGGCAGCAGCGAAGGAGCACGCCATGGCAGAGCAGGCGTTGATCACCGGCGTCGGCGGCAAGGAGCCGGACATCGACGTGGACGCCTTCGTGGCGCCCACCGCCGTCGTCGTCGGCGAGGTGACGATGGCCCCGGGCTCGAGCGTCTGGTACCAGGCCGTGCTGCGCGCCGACTGCGGTCCGATCTCCCTGGGCCCCGACAGCAACATCCAGGACAACTGCAGCGTGCACACAGACCTCGGCTTCCCGATGACCGTGGGCGCGCGGGTCTCCGTCGGCCACAACGCGGTCCTGCACGGATGTGTCATCGAGGACGACGTACTGGTCGGCATGGGCGCCACCGTGCTCAACGGGGCGCGCGTCGGAGCCGGTTCGCTGGTCGCCGCCCAGGCCCTCGTGCCGCAGGGGATGCAGGTGCCGCCGAACTCACTGGTCGCCGGTGTGCCCGCCAAGGTCAGGCGGGAGTTGACCACCGAGGAGCGCGAGGGCATCGCGTTCAACGCGACCGGTTACGTGGAGCTGGCCAAGGCGCACCGTTCCGCGCACGGGGCCTGACGGCTCAGTCGGCGGCGGGTACCGTGTCCGGTTCGGCCGAGGACGCCGCGGCGGACGCCGGCGGCGCGGCGTCCGCCGCCTGCTGCCCCGCCTTCTTGGCCCGGTTCCTCAGGACCAGCATCGAGGTGAGGCCGATGAGTACCGCCAGCACCAGGCCCAGCCACGAGAAGCGCTTGAGCCAGGCCTCCGCGACCACGCCCACCGAGTAGACGACGGCCGTGGTACCGCCCGCCCAGAGAATGCCGCCGAACACGTTGGCGATCAGGAACTTCCAGTACGGCATGCGCAGCACGCCGGCCAGCGGACCGGCGAAGATCCGCAGCAGCGCGACGAAGCGGCCGAAGAAGACCGCCCACATGCCCCACTTCTCGAAGGACCGCTCGGCCAGGGAGATCTGGGCCGGCCCGAAGTGTTTGGGGAACCGTCCTCCGAGCCATGCCAGCAAGGGCCTGCCTCCCTTGCGGCCGATGGCGTAGCCGATGGAATCGCCGATGATCGCCCCCGCGGACGCGCAGACGCCGAGCACCACCGGGTCGATCTCACCGTGCTGGGAGGCGAGGAGGGCGGAGCTCACGAGGACGATCTCGCCCGGCAGCGGAATGCCCAGGCTCTCGAGCCCGATGACGACCCCCACCAGGAGGTAAATGCTGACCGCGGGCACGGTCTCGAGCCACTCCTGGAC from Streptomyces sp. NBC_01754 includes:
- a CDS encoding acyltransferase, whose protein sequence is MPKNRTPLSSLASWRRRVLSRAVHRGWAWVRETGAVTARHPGRLRFGRIGVGTRLAFPQGTVFGEPWIELGDHCVIGEQVTLTAGLMPDLDLGSEPILTLGDGVVLGRGSHVVADTTVTIGSDTYCGPYVYVTSTNHSYDDPHEPVGKQWPRMEPVEIGPGCWIGTGAVILPGARLGRNVVVAAGSVVRGVVPDHAVVAGAPARVVRSWDAEKGWQPPLRTPAPVPVPDGVTPEQLLAVADLGAESPRG
- a CDS encoding CoA-binding protein, translated to MYADDETVRRILLDTGGTWAVVGLSDNRSRAAYGVAGVLRRFGKKIVPVHPKAETVHGERGYASLADIPFPVDVVDVFVNSDLAGRVADEAVAAGAKAVWFQLGVIDEAAYERTRAAGLDMVMDRCPAIEIPRLDGSA
- a CDS encoding aminoglycoside N(3)-acetyltransferase, which produces MTQHLITGVRTVAQLSELGVERGGVLLVHASLRAAGVGPEAMAEALREALGPDGTLVVPAFTMENSDTSRHYLDRVRGLDEAARAAVRAAMPPFDRARSPALAMGRLAETVRLTPGALRSDHPQTSFAAIGPAAGTLLAGHRPDCHLGEASPLARLYEADARILLLGTGYESCTAFHLAEYRLPSPPLRHYRCVVARAGRRQWWEYEDVELDDGDFAALGQDLERADVSGAVRGGRVASAPGRLLRLRTAVDFATVWLRRHRLPVSREGSPHPGPPPRATARA
- a CDS encoding YigZ family protein; this encodes MQEQYRTVPVAGVHETEINRSRFLCALGPAATEEEAQAFVARVRAEHPTATHNCFAYVIGADASVQKASDDGEPGGTAGVPMLQMLMRREVRYAVAVVTRYYGGVKLGAGGLIRAYGGAVGEALDALGTITRRRFRLATVTVDHQRAGKLENDLRSTGRAVRGVRYAEAVTIEIGLPDADVDGFRAWLADATAGSASFELGGETYGDGLPG
- a CDS encoding DedA family protein, which produces MHVQEWLETVPAVSIYLLVGVVIGLESLGIPLPGEIVLVSSALLASQHGEIDPVVLGVCASAGAIIGDSIGYAIGRKGGRPLLAWLGGRFPKHFGPAQISLAERSFEKWGMWAVFFGRFVALLRIFAGPLAGVLRMPYWKFLIANVFGGILWAGGTTAVVYSVGVVAEAWLKRFSWLGLVLAVLIGLTSMLVLRNRAKKAGQQAADAAPPASAAASSAEPDTVPAAD
- a CDS encoding exonuclease SbcCD subunit D gives rise to the protein MRVLHTSDWHLGRSFHRVPLLDAQAAYLDHLVETVARYDVDAVVVAGDVYDRAVPPLTAVQLFDDALHRLAAAGVPTVMISGNHDSARRLGVGAGLMARAGVHLRTDPADCATPVVLADAHGDVAFYGLPYLEPVLVRDTLGAAKAGHEAVLTAAMGRIRADLAARPEGTRSVVLAHAFVAGGEPSDSERDITVGGVAAVPAGVFDGVDYVALGHLHGCQTVTERVRYSGSPLAYSFSEHAHRKTMWLIDLGPAGELAAERVDCPVPRRLARLRGRLAALLEDPALERHTQAWVEATLTDPVRPDEPMARLTERFPHTLGLVLEPERAAEDPHASYAQRLGGRDDHQIAEDFVSHVRGGSGPSEQERTVLRAAFDDVRVHDAVNEVPR
- a CDS encoding gamma carbonic anhydrase family protein codes for the protein MAEQALITGVGGKEPDIDVDAFVAPTAVVVGEVTMAPGSSVWYQAVLRADCGPISLGPDSNIQDNCSVHTDLGFPMTVGARVSVGHNAVLHGCVIEDDVLVGMGATVLNGARVGAGSLVAAQALVPQGMQVPPNSLVAGVPAKVRRELTTEEREGIAFNATGYVELAKAHRSAHGA